A single Vigna radiata var. radiata cultivar VC1973A chromosome 8, Vradiata_ver6, whole genome shotgun sequence DNA region contains:
- the LOC106770598 gene encoding peroxidase 65-like: MAFPILFLLFLSLPFSYAKLNVDYYKQTCPDFQKIVMETIYTKQSTSPATAPGILRLFFHDCITDGCDASILISSNAYNPHAERDADLNLSLSGDAFDVIVKIKNALELACPGVVSCSDIVAQATRDLVKMVGGPYYPVRLGRKDSLESDAAKVDENLPTPKMTMDQIIEKFTRKGFTVKEMVAMTGAHTIGFTHCKEFIGRIYNFSATSDADPTMHPKLVEGLRSVCHNYTSDPTMAAFNDMRTPGRFDNAYFQNVLNGLGLLTSDSLLGVDPRTKPYVELYAKDQQAFFNDFVNAMEKLSVFQVKTGRQGEVRSRCDQFNNINRA; this comes from the coding sequence ATGGCTTTTCcaattctcttccttctcttcctctccCTCCCATTCTCCTATGCAAAACTCAACGTTGATTACTACAAACAAACATGTCCAGACTTTCAAAAAATCGTAATGGAAACCATCTACACCAAACAAAGTACAAGCCCCGCCACAGCACCCGGTATTCTTCGCCTCTTCTTCCATGACTGCATAACCGACGGCTGCGACGCCTCCATCCTCATCTCTTCCAACGCCTACAACCCCCATGCAGAGCGTGATGCCGACCTCAACCTCTCTCTCTCCGGCGACGCCTTCGACGTCATAGTCAAGATCAAGAACGCGCTCGAGCTTGCATGCCCTGGCGTGGTTTCCTGTTCTGACATCGTGGCACAGGCCACCAGAGACCTTGTTAAGATGGTGGGTGGACCCTACTATCCCGTGAGATTGGGGAGAAAAGACAGCTTAGAATCTGACGCTGCAAAAGTAGATGAAAACCTTCCCACGCCCAAGATGACCATGGACCAGATCATTGAGAAGTTCACCAGGAAGGGTTTCACGGTGAAAGAGATGGTGGCTATGACCGGCGCACACACCATAGGGTTCACTCACTGCAAGGAGTTCATCGGCAGGATCTACAACTTCAGCGCAACCTCCGATGCCGATCCCACCATGCACCCTAAACTGGTTGAAGGGTTGAGGTCAGTGTGCCATAACTACACCAGTGACCCCACCATGGCTGCTTTCAATGATATGAGGACACCAGGAAGGTTCGACAATGCTTATTTCCAGAATGTGTTGAATGGGTTGGGGCTCTTGACCTCTGACTCCTTGCTCGGTGTGGACCCTAGAACCAAGCCATATGTGGAACTGTACGCAAAAGATCAGCAAGCTTTCTTCAACGACTTTGTAAATGCAATGGAGAAGCTGTCTGTCTTTCAAGTGAAAACTGGCAGGCAAGGAGAAGTCAGGTCCAGGTGCGACCAGTTCAACAACATTAATCGCGCCTAA